From the Betaproteobacteria bacterium genome, the window CTACTGGCTCGGCGGCTACAAGGAAAGCTTCACTTCGGAAATTCCGGAAGAACTCAGGAACGTAGATGCCCTGACGCGGGCCACGAAACTCAAGCGTCTCGTCGCCTGCGCCGACGCCTGGTTCTATCCGTTCTCGGAGCGGGTCGAGAACGGGGCCAGCGGCATCGACCTCGACATCGCCCGCGCCATCGCCTCGCGGCAGGGCTGGCGCGTGGAGGTCGTGTGGGCCAATACCGGATCGTTCGCCGGCATCGGGCGCGAGTTCCGCAGGGGCATCGACAAGGGGTATTGCGACTTCTTCACCGGCCTGGTCATCACCGGGGACGACGACCAGGTCGAGAAGCACAAGCTGACGTTCACGCGCCCTTATCTCGGCCTCGGGTTCGTTCTCGTCGTGCAGGGCAACGCGGTGCACGTGAGGACGCTGGACGAAATCAAACGGCAGAAAATCAAGATCGGCGTGCTGATGTTCAGCCCGATGGAGGAGTACATCCGGGTCAACGCCATAGACCACGAACTCTACTACCAGAACCAGCGGCTCATCGACGGCCTGGTCCAGGGAGAGGTGCAGGCGGCGATATTGTGGACAGGCGCCCTCGCCACCCTCAAGCGCGACTATCAGACGGAGTTCAACATGGTGCCCGGCTATGTTCCGGCGAAGGGACAGCGCTGGAACGGCGCGTGGGCGATCCAGAAGAAAGAGCCCGAACTCAAGCGCTTCCTGGATGAACAATTCGAAGCGCTGCTCAAGGACGGCGAGATGAAACGCATCGTCGAGCGTTACGGCATGCCGTTCTACCCGCCCTTTGATCAATAGGCCGGTCGTCTTCCTCGGCAAGCCTCTTGACCATTTTCGTGGAGTGAGTGGTTTCCCCGAGGCATTCCGGGAAATTTCCCCGTCGTTTCCGGGCAGGGATCGGGTTTAACCCGCATCGACGCCCAG encodes:
- a CDS encoding transporter substrate-binding domain-containing protein: MNKTPRKSSPGRFVGGRVVGMALACMVAFASIHCDAQEKPIEKLDTEIVVGGQHGQAAGFNPMHDRYWLGGYKESFTSEIPEELRNVDALTRATKLKRLVACADAWFYPFSERVENGASGIDLDIARAIASRQGWRVEVVWANTGSFAGIGREFRRGIDKGYCDFFTGLVITGDDDQVEKHKLTFTRPYLGLGFVLVVQGNAVHVRTLDEIKRQKIKIGVLMFSPMEEYIRVNAIDHELYYQNQRLIDGLVQGEVQAAILWTGALATLKRDYQTEFNMVPGYVPAKGQRWNGAWAIQKKEPELKRFLDEQFEALLKDGEMKRIVERYGMPFYPPFDQ